In Acidobacteriota bacterium, a genomic segment contains:
- a CDS encoding prolyl oligopeptidase family serine peptidase: MITWNAPRRPAVAGALFVVLGLAGLAGCAPPPAAPPAKRLTLERLYSLPTLIGTEPRGFAWSADSTRVAFLWNDEGTNFYDVWTVAVDGERPERVTRLPRREAPPEPGADISLRQQAVAAETDSGVNGVLWHPDGRRMVFTFGGDLYSVEAGSEPRRLTETPGPETRPAFAPGSSDLAYLHGGGLWVMDLAGETPGPARRVASIARDAVFVESFRWSPDGRRLALVENDRTAVSVRRIPDYLTEETSFVEIRRPFPGETSDGRRLGLVGADGRDLRWVDLGPERMDVIFGYEWAPDGRQLAVDKSDVFVKDRRILLVDAASLATTLLVRENEPENVTAQWWIAWARDGEGLYFVSDRDEDYHVYLVPRAGGAPRRITSGDWAVFGATVTPQGVIVVGNEGRPEERHVFSVPLAGGDARRLSVRPGTHASVISPDGRHAAVHFSSDEVPPDFFLTRLDVDSPDESTERRVTTSPLPEFAEYTWVQPRYVTFRHHLDGTTLHGRLALPPDYRQGQRYPAILGSVYSNTVRNQWGGRTAHPTWGLDQFLLQEGYVLLTVDISGSSGRGKAFRRRIRLDYGGIDVEDLYSGTRYLVDEGIADPARIGMWGSSYGGLLTTMSLFTKPGVYAAGIAGAPATNVWHALTGEQRVMMRPQEQPEAYANASSHTKAAGLQDHLMLVHGMRDSIVLYKDSVTLVQHLMLLEKDVEFVTLPDAQHGWDNEGLYQTRFAFRKMVDFFERHLGRGPTR; encoded by the coding sequence ATGATCACGTGGAACGCCCCCCGGCGCCCGGCTGTTGCCGGTGCCCTGTTCGTGGTTCTGGGGCTCGCGGGCCTTGCCGGGTGCGCACCGCCGCCGGCCGCGCCCCCGGCCAAGAGGCTGACGCTCGAACGGCTGTACTCTTTGCCGACGCTGATCGGCACAGAGCCGCGAGGCTTCGCGTGGTCGGCCGACAGCACACGGGTGGCCTTCCTCTGGAACGACGAAGGCACCAACTTCTACGACGTGTGGACGGTCGCCGTCGACGGCGAGCGGCCGGAGCGGGTGACGCGCCTGCCGCGGCGTGAAGCCCCGCCGGAGCCGGGTGCCGACATCTCGCTGCGCCAGCAGGCCGTGGCCGCGGAGACCGACTCGGGCGTGAACGGTGTGTTGTGGCATCCCGACGGCCGCCGGATGGTCTTCACGTTCGGCGGCGACCTGTACAGCGTCGAAGCCGGCAGCGAGCCCAGGCGGCTCACCGAGACGCCAGGTCCGGAGACCCGTCCCGCCTTCGCCCCGGGCTCGTCGGATCTCGCCTACCTGCACGGCGGCGGCCTCTGGGTGATGGACCTCGCCGGCGAGACGCCTGGACCCGCGCGGCGTGTCGCGTCGATCGCGCGTGATGCCGTGTTCGTCGAGAGCTTCCGGTGGTCGCCCGACGGGCGGCGCCTCGCGCTGGTCGAGAACGACCGCACGGCGGTCAGCGTCAGGCGCATTCCCGACTACCTGACCGAGGAAACGTCGTTTGTCGAGATCCGCCGGCCGTTCCCCGGCGAGACATCGGACGGGCGGCGCCTCGGCCTGGTCGGCGCCGACGGCCGCGACCTCCGGTGGGTCGATCTGGGGCCGGAGCGCATGGATGTCATCTTCGGATACGAGTGGGCCCCGGACGGCCGGCAGCTGGCCGTCGACAAGAGCGACGTGTTCGTGAAGGATCGGCGCATCCTGCTGGTCGACGCTGCGAGCCTCGCGACCACGCTCCTCGTGCGCGAGAACGAGCCCGAGAACGTGACGGCGCAATGGTGGATCGCGTGGGCGCGGGATGGCGAAGGTCTCTACTTCGTGTCCGATCGTGACGAGGACTACCACGTGTATCTCGTGCCGCGTGCTGGCGGCGCGCCGCGTCGCATCACGTCGGGTGACTGGGCCGTGTTCGGCGCGACCGTCACGCCGCAGGGCGTCATCGTCGTCGGCAACGAGGGCCGGCCCGAGGAGCGGCACGTCTTCAGCGTGCCGCTCGCGGGTGGCGATGCCCGACGCCTGTCGGTCAGGCCGGGCACGCACGCCTCGGTGATCTCACCTGACGGTCGTCACGCGGCGGTGCACTTCTCGAGTGACGAGGTGCCGCCCGACTTCTTCCTGACCCGGCTCGACGTCGATTCACCCGACGAGAGCACCGAGCGTCGCGTGACGACGTCGCCCCTGCCTGAGTTCGCGGAGTACACCTGGGTGCAGCCGCGGTACGTGACGTTCCGTCACCACCTCGACGGGACGACGCTCCACGGCCGGCTGGCGCTGCCGCCCGACTACCGGCAGGGCCAGCGCTATCCGGCGATTCTCGGGTCGGTCTACTCGAACACCGTGCGCAACCAGTGGGGCGGCCGCACGGCGCACCCGACATGGGGCCTGGATCAGTTCCTGCTCCAGGAGGGGTACGTCCTCCTCACCGTCGACATCAGCGGCAGCTCCGGGCGGGGCAAGGCGTTCCGCCGACGGATCCGGCTCGATTACGGCGGCATCGACGTCGAGGACCTGTACAGCGGCACGCGATACCTGGTCGACGAGGGCATTGCCGACCCGGCGCGCATCGGCATGTGGGGCAGCAGCTACGGCGGGCTGCTGACGACGATGTCGCTCTTCACGAAGCCGGGGGTGTACGCGGCGGGCATCGCCGGGGCGCCGGCGACGAACGTGTGGCACGCGCTGACCGGTGAGCAGCGCGTGATGATGCGGCCGCAGGAACAGCCCGAGGCGTATGCCAACGCCTCGTCGCACACGAAGGCGGCCGGCCTGCAGGACCACCTGATGCTCGTGCACGGCATGCGCGACTCCATCGTGCTCTACAAGGACTCGGTGACGCTCGTGCAGCACCTCATGCTGCTCGAGAAGGACGTCGAGTTCGTGACGCTGCCCGACGCGCAGCACGGCTGGGACAACGAGGGGCTCTACCAGACCCGGTTCGCGTTCCGGAAGATGGTCGACTTCTTCGAGAGGCACCTGGGGCGCGGGCCGACGCGGTAG
- a CDS encoding cyclase family protein, with product MSSRTLAALALLTAFGCGAPAPADRPAPAAGGATGTLDALTAAVASGAVSVVDLTQPLDEATPIISLPPPFANTPGFSRTLLSNFDEQGPAWYWNAMAFGEHVGTHFDAPCHWISGRDLACVDTIAPDQFIGPAAVIDVTAEVRENPNFVATRQTLLDWEGEHGRIPDRAWVILRSGWGERAADAGRFFNVGENGAPRYPGFGLESAEFLTTERNVLGVGTEAVGTDAAVGATADPPFPNHFTMHGAGKYGLTQLANVDRLPATGAVVIATPLKIVRGSGSPVRVIALVPSGS from the coding sequence ATGTCGTCTCGAACGCTCGCCGCCCTTGCGCTGCTCACCGCCTTCGGGTGCGGGGCCCCTGCCCCGGCCGATCGTCCGGCCCCGGCGGCCGGTGGGGCAACCGGGACGCTCGACGCCCTCACCGCCGCCGTCGCCAGCGGGGCCGTGTCGGTGGTCGATCTCACGCAGCCTCTCGACGAGGCGACGCCGATCATCTCGCTGCCGCCCCCGTTTGCGAACACCCCCGGGTTCTCGCGGACGCTGCTGTCGAACTTCGACGAGCAGGGTCCCGCGTGGTACTGGAACGCGATGGCGTTCGGCGAGCACGTCGGGACGCACTTCGACGCGCCCTGTCACTGGATCAGCGGTCGCGATCTCGCGTGCGTCGACACGATCGCGCCCGACCAGTTCATCGGGCCGGCGGCCGTGATCGACGTGACCGCTGAGGTGCGCGAGAACCCGAATTTCGTGGCGACGCGCCAGACGCTCCTCGACTGGGAAGGCGAACACGGCCGTATTCCCGATCGCGCGTGGGTGATCCTCAGGAGCGGGTGGGGCGAGCGGGCGGCCGATGCCGGACGGTTCTTCAACGTCGGCGAGAATGGCGCACCGCGCTACCCGGGCTTCGGCCTCGAGTCGGCCGAGTTCCTGACGACCGAGCGCAACGTGCTCGGCGTCGGCACCGAGGCCGTCGGCACCGATGCGGCCGTGGGGGCGACCGCCGACCCGCCGTTTCCCAATCACTTCACGATGCACGGCGCGGGCAAGTACGGGCTGACGCAGCTCGCCAACGTCGACCGGCTGCCCGCCACGGGCGCGGTCGTCATCGCGACGCCGCTCAAAATCGTACGGGGCTCGGGCAGTCCCGTGCGCGTCATCGCGCTCGTGCCGTCGGGGTCCTGA